From the genome of Marasmius oreades isolate 03SP1 chromosome 1, whole genome shotgun sequence:
CAGCCTTGGGCCCCTCAAGGAAACTGGTGCGAAAATCAATAAGATTTCGAAATAGGGTGATGAAGGCCCACCAAGCATTGTGGTTACTAGTACGCGCTGATCCGCAAAGACAGATGAACCTTGTCAAGGTCAACAATTCTCAATTTCGGACGAGACCCCAAAGTGATCGTGCCCTGACCTCTTCACGAATTCGGGATATATGACTGCCCAATGGTAGGCCTTGGTAATACAACCCAATCAGTTCGATCAAGGATGTGGATATGACATGCCATGAAACTACCTGTTGCCCTCCCATGGAAAATCCAATAACACAAAAGATTTCTTTGACGCCCAATGCATTTGTTAAGACGGTATATTGAGCACGTCTATAATGGATGGCGTGTCGTGAATCCCGGCTCCCAATGGAATCCAAAAAGCTCACATGTTATCTTCATAGGAGACAGCAGGGAAGTATGGACCATTGTAAGGTGCTGGCTGTTAACACGTGGTCTGTCGTCAGTCACTTCTCACCGAATCCCATCGGTTAGAGTTGTACCGTGTTCGAAGGTGAGGACGACTATGTAAGGTGTTGGTATAGTGTCGATTACATTGTAATGCACAAGTACCTCTCCATTAGAGAATAAGGCAAACGTCACGACGAAGTATTTCCTCGGATCGAGTACCTGTACAGGAAGGACCACTCAGCAGAGCGTTatatgaaaggaaaggaacctGGTTGCCTTGTCATCCCCAATCAGATACTCCTGGCCTGGATCCGAAGTTCAAGTAAAGAGCAAGGTACGGCTATATCGTCAGAGTACACACTATTCAGTTTGCCGCCATAGCATGTCGGGAAGACGATGCAGGGGTTCTGTGGATCGCCGTAGGTGCGATACGCAGTGAAAGCCTCAGGCAGGACCCCGCCAGAGACACGCAGTCGGCCGTGCTTATAATATTGTACCTGAGGCGACATGGAGGTTGAGAGTCGAGGAGTAATGTGTGAGAGTAGTGGGATCAAGGCGGGATCTCATCAGTGTTTCGGTGCATAGGTCATGGGATGAGACAGAAGACGAAACGAAACGAGTTCAGGTGCCCATGGCCAGTGGCAGTTTCCTAGTTGCTACAAATAAGCCACGGCTGATCAGGTTTTCGGCGCCTCAAATGAGACACGATTCCCCGTCATTCACCAAGTGAAGATAAAATACGATTCAATCAGACACAGGAACGCTGATGTGAGCGGTCACAAAGATTGAGCTTTGCAGGTCTCTGTTTCTGATCCTAGACGGGTTCGCGCGCGGTCGTGTAATACCCGTGAGAGAATTCAAAGGCATGTGACGTGCTTACAAGTTTCAAGTCAGCGGAGTTGAAACCTGTGCAGTTTGTTGGAATAAGGTTTCGGGAGACAGCGAACTTGACTATCTTTGCGCTTCGCCTCCGTATAGTACTCACCTCAAGAATGGGCTGTGAGCATCGTCCTCATCGTATATGAAAGAAGTATTTTTTCTCACTGTTGAAAACAGCCAACAAACCTCGTGGACTTCAGGCCGCTCGCAAGCTTCGAAACGACCGACGTGACAACCGCTGGGTGCGTTGCTGATATACGTTTTTTAAGATCTCCATATTCATGCCTCGTTTCACCGGATAGGCGGACAAGGCTTATAAAAAGCGTGCCCTTGGAAACGTTTACAAGACCTCGCCGACTGGAGGATCTTCTCATGCTAAAGGAATTGTGTTGGAGAAAGTCGGTGTCGAGGCGAAGCAACCCAACTCTGCTATTAGAAAATGTGTGAGGGTTCAGTTAATCaaaaatggaaagaaggtTACTGCTTTCGTACCCGTACGTTGACATTCCATCGAAGGTGTTCCCCTATTTACGCAGTCTCTCAGAACGATGGTTGTCTTAACTTTGTCGATGAGAACGACGAAGTCCTTATATCTGGTTTCGGTCGCCGGGGTAAGGCTAAGGGTGATATTCCCGGTGTACGATTCAAGGTAGTGAAGGTCTCCGGTGTTGGTTTGTTGGCGCtatggaaggagaagaaggttcGTGCTTGCACAACTTATTTGCTGCCGTTTTCAATTTCTGACTTTCTATTCAGGAAAAGCCAAGGTCATAAGCAATACCATTTGTTTCGCTACACCGGTGCCTTTTCTTAGTTTCTCTATATATGATCATGTATTGCTCGTCATGGCCATGCACTTGTCTCTACAATTTAAGCAACATTATGATCATATTTGAAGCGCGTCGGTGACAGTGATCCGCATCAGGCTCGACATAAATTATAAGAGACATGCTCGGCATGGCCCATCAGTACAAAACATTGAGTGGGAATTGTCATGACGCTTCGTCCTCCAACTCGcaaacctccacctccacccccaCGGCGTGTTACCAACAGACTGTCAAACTCTGATAAAGGATGTGAAATTCAGGACAAGCCACTTGGAATCGCCGGTCGAATTGCCAATCTGCGTTTGAACCAAGTTGGATTGAATCCGACACGAAGGGAAACGAAAGCTTCGGAGTCGAAAACTTCTGCCGAAGAGCTGGTTGTCCAGGTTGAGGAAGCTATCGTTGAGGAACCTGTGGGGCCATTTATACGGGCACATAAGCCTACTTGGGAAGAAATAGAATCCAGGTACGCAGAATGTTCTTTGACCCGTAAGCTAAGCTGAGAACCAGCCCAGAGGACCTGCTTTTGTGCGTGCTATATGTCGCAAAGCACCACCGATACCAGGCAAGGACAGCCCTACGCCGCCTGTGCCAGTCAGGAGATTACCTCCCATGTCTACCCGCCTCCCTACTCCTCCTCCCGAACCCGAGCCCGGAACTTACCATGACGTGGTCCATGATGAACTGGAAGGAGTGGATCGGATGCACGATAGTTGCATAAAATGCCAcgatttctccttcatagacGACCATGCTGCACAATTTCCCCGACATACTGTGACCTCGTTAGAACAACTTGCCTGTGATCTGACTTCCCCATGGCaatcagaaacagaaaaatTCAGAGCTATATTCACTTGGTTACACCACAACGTAGCATACGACACACAAGCGTTTTTCTCAGGAAATGTTAGAGCTGCAACTCCCAAGTCTACATTCCAGTCTGGACTGGCGGTGTGTGACGGATATGCCGGGCTATTTGTGACTTTGGCAGAGTATGCAGGGTTACAGGCACTCAAGGTTTCTGGTCATGGAAAAGGTTTTGGTTATGTTGCTCCAGATGTCAACGCCCCTGCCCCGCAATTCGAGATGAATCACGCATGGAACTGCGCTCTTATGGACGGAGAATGGCGCCTTGTCGATAGCTGCTGGGGTGCGGGGGCTCTTGACGGGCTTTCATATCACCCTCGGTTCACTCCATCATGGTTCACGTCTACTAATGCAGAATTCGGGAAGCGTCATTATCCTGAAGATCCCGGTTATCAGCTCGTGTCtgaaggtgaaggaggtGTGATTTCATGGGAAGACTACATCCTAGTCCCTGAACCTCCAGTCATCTTTGGTGACTTTCATGAACACAGTTTCTCACCGCATTTTCTGCAACCCGATGTGAAATCTGTACAGGGAGGAACAACGGTCAGCTTTCATTTATTCAAACTCTGCGAGCACATGTCCACAGCACAAGCAGACAACTATGTGTACTTCGTCAATACACCCGATGATAACAGGATGCCATTGACTCTGAATGACGCAGGTGGATGGAGTGCGAATGTATTCATACCCCGTGGGGCAGGAGGAGAAGTTTCCATTTTTTATGTGAAGGAGGTGAACGGTCAGGACGCGAGAGGTCTGGGTGTGCAGGGCTTCAAGGCAGTCATGGGTAAGAAAGCCATGTCTTTCGGAGGCCTGTGTCGATGGATCGTCGCGTAGAGAACAGCTTCCGAAACCAGTGCACATTGAGGTGCTCATAAGTAGAAATGTAATATGGAATATTTTATACTAAGGGCATTATCGGCATACTTCTTGAGATTCGGGCAAATAATCTTTGTGGGGCGGGGGacgaaaaacaaacaaacaaacgaAAGATAGTCCAGATCAACCAGGAACTTGTACGCCCATCCCGTCCAAATATTTTCGCAGATCAGCGATTAACTCGAGCTGCTCTTCGACCGCAAGACCACGGACTATGGTCTGCAGAACAGAACCGACACTCACAGAATGTTGGCGTATCAAGCTACTGTAATAGACGTAAGTGAAAACACCCATTAAGAATCTACGCAGGCGATCAGTAAATTTAATACCTCTTCGTCTAAGGTATGATGGGACTCACTGGCAATCCATCCGATCCGTCATGCCCCCATGTCCAGGAATGCTATGGCCAAAATCTTTGATATTGAAAGCACGTTTGAAACCAGAAGCGAAGAAACCACCGAAAGGTGCGACAAGAGAAGCGAAGCTTGACATCACCAAAAGATGTCCGAAATATGGAACATATGGACTGGTCGTCACAGTGCGTCCGAGCTGAAAGGCCGTTATGTCAGTGGATCAAGGAGAAGACGTAACGAACAAAGACATACTGCTGTAGAGAGCAGTGAGGTGAACGGTTCAGGGATTGTCCACTCTTTCCATTGAAAGACGGGGTTTGGCACACAATCGACATTGCTCCACGCGTTGACACCCAAGTCATGCACTGGACATATCATATACTTGAAACGCATGAAGTAAGCGCCCCATAGCAAGCTAAACACCATCGTACACCAGAACGCGCCCAAAAATCCTTCGACTGTTTTTTTCGGTGAGAGTTTGATTAGCGGTGTGCGTCCGAGAGTGATTCCGCAAAGGTATGCAAAACAGTCGTTGCAAATCACCAGCGACGCCGGTACCCAGAACCATATCAGCCCTTCCAGAATATTGTTGACAACGAAATGGCTGATTGTGTAGACCATCAATGAGGAGTATATTCCTTCAGGGGAAAAAAAGCGCACCTAGAGACTACTATGAGAAGGAGGCTCATGTGAACCCAGCAAAATAATCCGAATTGCTGCTTGAGATAGCCTTTCTTTAATGATGTAACGAAGCCCACAAATCCGATGGTGTATAGCGTAAAGCTGATGATACGATGGTTGGTTGCGAACGCGTGAAGTTGAGCGTCAGAGAATACGACATGCTAAATGGAAGATACGTCAGGATCAGCCAAACTGCGCTGAGGTAATGTTACCTTGAAGTAATAGATGATACTCTCTCCGTATAAAAAGTAATTCGTGACGGCGAAGAAATACCAGTTGAGAGTCTTACTCCAAGGATCCTTCCCGTTCCCATTCCCGTTCCTTCGTTCGCTGAAGCCAGGTTGTGGCGTCCCTTTCAGAGAAAACAGCGCAGTCACCTCCCTATACACAAGAGTCTGACAGAGCATAACCAGAATGATCAAGTAGGCGTGCCCGAGGAGCAATAGCCCTAATAAAatgatatatatatattcaATCGAAAACAAACGCGATAGTCATATGAAAACCCACCGATGAAACCGCCAATCATGATGAATGTCCAGAGGGTTCGCGTTGTgagattctgcttcttcttttcgTCCCGAGACGGTGGTGGTGCGTTCGAGTTGAAATGCGGGGCTTCGATCTGGAGTACTTCCCTCGGGGCTTCATGGACGACTTGGAAAGGTTCGACCGGTTCCAATGGGGGCAGAAAGACTTCAGCTGGTTCTTCATGTGTGTTAATCTTAACCTGGTCTGGTTCTCGTTCCTCAGTTGCCGGTGCCTCAGCAGAAGACGGAGGTGCAGAATGGGATACCGCAGCAGTTGAAGGGTCGGGTTGCACACCATGAGCAGCATCCTCAATAGTCGTTTCCGGAGGAAATTCAACTGCAGTTGCGCCAGGAGGTGAAGGCGCAACATCGTGTAGTTTACCATTCGGTAACGCGGTTTCCTCTTTATTTTGTTGCGCTTCAAAACGCGCCTTTTGTTTGGCTTCTCGTGCAGCTTTTTTCAGGGCACTCTTCGAAATTTTCAGAGTTGGTGGCACTGGAGGCTCTACCTGTGGACTAGACATGGGTAATGTCTTAGTTATTCCGCAACAAATAATGGAAGGACGAACGTTGTTTCTGGCTCTGCGACCTCTTCGACCTGCTCCTCACTTTCTTCATCCCCTGACTCTACAGCTAAGGCGGAGAAGAGTGTCTGGGAGGCAAAGCGACTTTTCTGAGCGTTCATGACGCTGATGATGGAGcgatgaagaaatgaaggTTAAAACAGTAGTACCAGCACTAGATGTCACACTCCGTACACGTGCACAGCAAGTTAATGATATGTATTACAACAATTAGAACAATACGTCTCAGATACGTTTAGTCCCTGGTTGATGGAGTCTACATTATGACTGGTTTCCTGAATCAGAGTCT
Proteins encoded in this window:
- a CDS encoding uncharacterized protein (MEROPS:MER0044357) translates to MSPQVQYYKHGRLRVSGGVLPEAFTAYRTYGDPQNPCIVFPTCYGGKLNSQEYLIGDDKVLDPRKYFVVTFALFSNGESSSPSNTPAPYNGPYFPAVSYEDNIRAQYTVLTNALGVKEIFCVIGFSMGGQQAYHWAVIYPEFVKRFICLCGSARTSNHNACFLEGPKAALVASKDFDNGHYKSPPDHGIRAFGRVYSAWAYGQTWYRQDQHLYDGKYPDLNAFIRENWEHSFLAAWDANDMLTLLNTWRTGDVSIIRDNGNLKQCLGNIKAKGLVMPCKTDLYFPPEDNELEVEFMNGRARLVILDSVWGHMAGGGSNTKDTDLIQKEVKAFLQE
- a CDS encoding uncharacterized protein (MEROPS:MER0044357) codes for the protein MSPQVQYYKHGRLRVSGGVLPEAFTAYRTYGDPQNPCIVFPTCYGGKLNSQEYLIGDDKVLDPRKYFVVTFALFSNGESSSPSNTPAPYNGPYFPAVSYEDNIRAQYTVLTNALGVKEIFCVIGFSMGGQQAYHWAVIYPEFVKRFICLCGSARTSNHNACFLEGPKAALVASKDFDNGHYKSPPDHGIRAFGRVYSAWAYGQTWYRQDQHLYDGKYPDLNAFIRENWEHSFLAAWDANDMLTLLNTWRTGDVSIIRDNGNLKQCLGNIKAKGLVMPCKTDLYFPVRLDL
- the CRP28 gene encoding 40S ribosomal protein S23, which gives rise to MGSNKPRGLQAARKLRNDRRDNRWADKAYKKRALGNVYKTSPTGGSSHAKGIVLEKVGVEAKQPNSAIRKCVRVQLIKNGKKVTAFVPNDGCLNFVDENDEVLISGFGRRGKAKGDIPGVRFKVVKVSGVGLLALWKEKKEKPRS
- a CDS encoding uncharacterized protein (MEROPS:MER0472834) — translated: MTLRPPTRKPPPPPPRRVTNRLSNSDKGCEIQDKPLGIAGRIANLRLNQVGLNPTRRETKASESKTSAEELVVQVEEAIVEEPVGPFIRAHKPTWEEIESRGPAFVRAICRKAPPIPGKDSPTPPVPVRRLPPMSTRLPTPPPEPEPGTYHDVVHDELEGVDRMHDSCIKCHDFSFIDDHAAQFPRHTVTSLEQLACDLTSPWQSETEKFRAIFTWLHHNVAYDTQAFFSGNVRAATPKSTFQSGLAVCDGYAGLFVTLAEYAGLQALKVSGHGKGFGYVAPDVNAPAPQFEMNHAWNCALMDGEWRLVDSCWGAGALDGLSYHPRFTPSWFTSTNAEFGKRHYPEDPGYQLVSEGEGGVISWEDYILVPEPPVIFGDFHEHSFSPHFLQPDVKSVQGGTTVSFHLFKLCEHMSTAQADNYVYFVNTPDDNRMPLTLNDAGGWSANVFIPRGAGGEVSIFYVKEVNGQDARGLGVQGFKAVMGKKAMSFGGLCRWIVA
- a CDS encoding uncharacterized protein (BUSCO:EOG09261W90) translates to MNAQKSRFASQTLFSALAVESGDEESEEQVEEVAEPETTPQVEPPVPPTLKISKSALKKAAREAKQKARFEAQQNKEETALPNGKLHDVAPSPPGATAVEFPPETTIEDAAHGVQPDPSTAAVSHSAPPSSAEAPATEEREPDQVKINTHEEPAEVFLPPLEPVEPFQVVHEAPREVLQIEAPHFNSNAPPPSRDEKKKQNLTTRTLWTFIMIGGFIGLLLLGHAYLIILVMLCQTLVYREVTALFSLKGTPQPGFSERRNGNGNGKDPWSKTLNWYFFAVTNYFLYGESIIYYFKHVVFSDAQLHAFATNHRIISFTLYTIGFVGFVTSLKKGYLKQQFGLFCWVHMSLLLIVVSSHFVVNNILEGLIWFWVPASLVICNDCFAYLCGITLGRTPLIKLSPKKTVEGFLGAFWCTMVFSLLWGAYFMRFKYMICPVHDLGVNAWSNVDCVPNPVFQWKEWTIPEPFTSLLSTALGRTVTTSPYVPYFGHLLVMSSFASLVAPFGGFFASGFKRAFNIKDFGHSIPGHGGMTDRMDCQFLMGVFTYVYYSSLIRQHSVSVGSVLQTIVRGLAVEEQLELIADLRKYLDGMGVQVPG